In Methylobacterium aquaticum, the following are encoded in one genomic region:
- a CDS encoding peptidylprolyl isomerase produces the protein MLQGFRAASQSWLGKIVVTVVFGLLIAGLAIFGIGDIFRGGGSNAVATVGSTQIPAEALRTAYQNQIQRLSRQTRRPITPDQARALGLDRQVLSQLITEASLDQKTKDLGLRIPDAAVVRLIQEEPAFKGPNGAFDVNTFRDTLRQAGLTEQGFVQEQRAVAARLQLADAITAELPVPLAAREAIHRYTAERRAAAYFTLPDSAAGEIPAPTEEEVKTFYNDRKSAFRAPEVRSVNLLVLDPATLAKPDAVTDAEARARYDSEKTRFGTPEKRAIQQIVFPNDADAAAALARIRSNAATFDQIATERGLDAKALDLGTFTKSELFDPAVADAAFAAEPNAVSEPVKGRFGTVLLRVTAVQPEARKPFDEVAGEVRQEVALDKARDGLEKVHDAIEDQRAGAKPLADIAREQGLPLVAVPAVDAQGRDPQGKAVDAIPDKDTTLPAIFRSEMGADNEALRTRSGGYVWYDVTKVDPAHDKPLAEVRDAVVAQWKADETARRLAAKAREATERLDKGEAIEEVAKSLGQEAKTATDIARGRGRDGLSTESVARLFTTPVGKAGTAAGEETARVVFRVTSATVPAFVPSAPAAVAVEQQYRTALADDILAEYIADVQKQAGVSVNEGAFRRAIGGEY, from the coding sequence ATGCTCCAGGGGTTCCGCGCCGCCAGCCAGAGCTGGCTCGGCAAGATCGTGGTGACGGTGGTGTTCGGCCTCCTGATCGCGGGCCTCGCCATCTTCGGCATCGGCGACATCTTCCGGGGTGGCGGCAGCAACGCGGTCGCCACGGTCGGCAGCACGCAGATTCCCGCCGAGGCCCTGCGCACCGCCTACCAGAACCAGATCCAGCGCCTGTCGCGCCAGACCCGGCGGCCGATCACGCCGGACCAGGCGCGGGCGCTCGGCCTCGACCGGCAGGTCCTGTCCCAGCTCATCACCGAGGCCTCCCTCGACCAGAAGACCAAGGATCTGGGGCTGCGCATCCCCGATGCCGCGGTGGTGCGGCTGATCCAGGAGGAGCCGGCCTTCAAGGGCCCGAACGGCGCCTTCGACGTCAACACCTTCCGGGATACCCTGCGCCAGGCCGGCCTGACCGAGCAGGGCTTCGTGCAGGAGCAGCGCGCGGTCGCCGCCCGCCTCCAGCTCGCCGACGCGATCACCGCCGAGCTGCCGGTGCCGCTGGCCGCCCGCGAGGCGATCCATCGCTACACCGCCGAGCGCCGCGCCGCCGCCTACTTCACCCTGCCGGATTCGGCCGCGGGCGAGATCCCGGCGCCGACCGAGGAGGAGGTGAAGACCTTCTACAACGACCGCAAGAGCGCGTTCCGGGCGCCGGAAGTCCGCAGCGTGAACCTGCTCGTCCTCGATCCGGCGACGCTGGCCAAGCCCGACGCCGTGACCGACGCGGAAGCCCGCGCCCGCTACGATTCCGAGAAGACCCGCTTCGGCACCCCCGAGAAGCGCGCGATCCAGCAGATCGTGTTCCCGAACGATGCCGACGCGGCGGCGGCGCTGGCCCGCATCCGCAGCAATGCTGCCACCTTCGACCAGATCGCGACCGAGCGCGGGCTCGACGCCAAGGCGCTGGATCTCGGCACCTTCACCAAGTCCGAGCTGTTCGATCCGGCGGTGGCGGATGCCGCCTTCGCGGCCGAGCCGAACGCCGTCAGCGAGCCGGTCAAGGGCCGCTTCGGCACGGTGCTGCTGCGGGTCACCGCGGTCCAGCCCGAGGCCCGCAAGCCCTTCGACGAGGTGGCCGGCGAGGTCCGCCAGGAGGTCGCCCTCGACAAGGCCCGGGATGGGCTGGAAAAGGTCCACGACGCGATCGAGGACCAGCGCGCGGGCGCCAAGCCGCTGGCCGACATCGCCCGCGAGCAGGGCCTGCCCCTCGTCGCCGTCCCGGCGGTGGATGCGCAGGGGCGCGATCCCCAGGGCAAGGCGGTCGACGCGATCCCCGACAAGGACACGACGCTGCCGGCGATCTTCCGCAGCGAGATGGGCGCCGACAACGAGGCCCTGCGCACCCGCTCCGGCGGCTACGTCTGGTACGACGTGACCAAGGTCGACCCGGCCCACGACAAGCCGCTGGCCGAGGTCCGCGACGCCGTGGTGGCGCAGTGGAAGGCCGACGAGACCGCGCGCCGTCTCGCCGCCAAGGCCCGGGAAGCGACCGAGCGGCTCGACAAGGGCGAGGCGATCGAGGAGGTGGCGAAGTCCCTCGGCCAGGAGGCGAAGACCGCGACCGACATCGCCCGCGGCCGCGGCCGCGACGGCCTCTCGACCGAGAGCGTCGCCCGCCTCTTCACGACGCCGGTGGGCAAGGCCGGCACCGCCGCCGGCGAGGAGACCGCCCGCGTGGTGTTCCGCGTGACGAGCGCCACGGTGCCGGCCTTCGTGCCGAGCGCCCCCGCCGCGGTCGCGGTGGAGCAGCAGTACCGCACGGCTCTGGCCGACGACATCCTCGCCGAGTACATCGCCGACGTGCAGAAGCAGGCCGGCGTCTCGGTCAACGAGGGCGCGTTCCGCCGCGCCATCGGCGGCGAGTACTGA
- the trpE gene encoding anthranilate synthase component I, which produces MLVAPSQDAAAAAYESGRPVLLRTTLVADLETPVAAFLKLKAGREGAAFLLESVEGGAVRGRYSMIGLDPDLIWRCTAGRAERAVAPDLAAFAHEDAAPLDSLRALIAESAIPAEPGLPPMAAGLFGYLGYDMVREMERLDAPHPDPIGVPDAILVRPTVMVIFDAVRDEIALVAPIRPVPGLSARAAYEAAVARLERAADALEGPLPVEARQNPTEIPAPAQVSNIAPDDFLGMVARAKDYIAAGDIFQVVLSQRFESPFTLHPLALYRALRRVNPAPFLCYLDFGAFQIVCSSPEILVRVRDGAVTIRPIAGTRRRGATPEEDKALADELLADPKERSEHLMLLDLGRNDVGRVAEIGSVRVTDSFFLEFYSQVMHIVSNVEGRLDPRHDALSALAAGFPAGTVSGAPKVRAMQIIDELEREKRGPYGGCIGYFGADGQMDTCIVLRTAIVKDGRMHVQAGAGIVHDSDPASEQQECVNKAKALFRAAEEAVRFAAQARRGQ; this is translated from the coding sequence GTGCTGGTCGCTCCCTCCCAGGACGCCGCCGCCGCGGCCTACGAATCGGGCCGCCCGGTCCTGCTCCGCACCACCCTGGTGGCCGACCTGGAGACGCCGGTCGCCGCCTTCCTGAAGCTGAAGGCCGGCCGCGAGGGCGCGGCCTTCCTGCTCGAATCGGTCGAGGGCGGGGCCGTGCGCGGCCGCTACTCGATGATCGGGCTCGATCCCGACCTGATCTGGCGCTGCACCGCGGGCCGGGCCGAGCGCGCCGTGGCACCGGACCTCGCCGCCTTCGCTCATGAGGATGCCGCGCCGCTCGACAGCCTGCGGGCGCTGATCGCCGAGAGCGCGATTCCCGCCGAACCCGGCCTGCCCCCGATGGCGGCGGGCCTGTTCGGCTATCTCGGCTACGACATGGTGCGGGAGATGGAGCGGCTCGACGCCCCCCATCCCGACCCGATCGGGGTGCCGGACGCGATCCTGGTCCGCCCGACCGTGATGGTGATCTTCGACGCTGTGCGCGACGAGATCGCGCTCGTGGCGCCGATCCGCCCGGTGCCCGGCCTCTCGGCCCGGGCCGCCTACGAGGCGGCGGTCGCGCGGCTCGAGCGCGCCGCCGACGCGCTGGAGGGCCCGCTGCCGGTCGAGGCGCGGCAGAACCCGACCGAGATCCCGGCCCCCGCCCAGGTCTCGAACATCGCGCCCGACGACTTCCTCGGCATGGTGGCGCGGGCGAAGGACTACATCGCGGCCGGCGACATCTTCCAGGTGGTGCTGTCGCAGCGATTCGAATCGCCGTTCACCTTGCACCCGCTGGCGCTCTACCGGGCCCTGCGCCGGGTCAACCCGGCGCCGTTCCTGTGCTACCTCGATTTCGGCGCCTTCCAGATCGTCTGCTCGTCGCCGGAGATCCTGGTGCGGGTGCGCGACGGCGCGGTCACGATCCGGCCGATCGCCGGAACCCGCCGCCGCGGCGCGACGCCGGAGGAAGACAAGGCGCTCGCCGACGAGCTGCTGGCCGACCCCAAGGAGCGCTCCGAGCACCTGATGCTGCTCGATCTCGGCCGCAACGACGTCGGCCGCGTCGCCGAGATCGGCAGCGTGCGGGTGACGGATTCGTTCTTCCTCGAATTCTACAGCCAGGTCATGCACATCGTGTCGAACGTCGAGGGCCGCCTCGATCCCCGGCACGACGCCCTCTCGGCGCTCGCCGCGGGATTCCCCGCCGGCACGGTCTCGGGCGCCCCGAAGGTGCGGGCGATGCAGATCATCGACGAGCTGGAGCGCGAGAAGCGCGGGCCCTATGGCGGCTGCATCGGCTATTTCGGCGCCGACGGCCAGATGGATACCTGCATCGTGCTGCGCACCGCCATCGTCAAGGACGGCCGCATGCACGTCCAGGCGGGTGCGGGCATCGTGCACGATTCCGACCCGGCCTCCGAGCAGCAGGAATGCGTCAACAAGGCCAAGGCCCTGTTCCGGGCCGCGGAAGAGGCGGTGCGCTTCGCCGCGCAGGCGCGGCGGGGGCAGTAG
- a CDS encoding ABC transporter ATP-binding protein: protein MLTLENVTKTYRSHSGALPVLSRVNLDIRGGELCAITGASGSGKTTLMNIIGLLDRADAGTIRFNGIPAHDLTEDEIASLRNRLIGFVFQSFHLLPNLSAVDNVALPLLYRGVGRTARRAKAADALDRVGLAARVAHHPAEMSGGQRQRVAIARALVGEPSLLLADEPTGNLDSRTADEIMTLFLTLNRQLGVTILIVTHDATIAARCLRRIVMRDGRVLDDDGLHHAGTSP from the coding sequence ATGCTGACTCTCGAGAACGTCACGAAAACCTACAGGAGTCACTCGGGGGCACTGCCCGTGCTCAGCCGGGTGAACCTGGATATCCGGGGTGGGGAGCTCTGTGCGATCACGGGTGCATCAGGCTCCGGCAAGACGACGCTCATGAACATCATCGGCCTGCTCGATCGCGCCGACGCGGGCACGATCCGATTTAACGGTATCCCGGCGCACGATTTAACGGAGGATGAAATCGCGTCGCTCCGCAATCGTCTCATCGGCTTCGTCTTCCAGTCCTTTCATTTGCTGCCGAATCTGTCCGCCGTTGACAACGTCGCATTGCCGCTTCTTTACCGCGGCGTCGGCAGGACGGCGCGGCGGGCGAAGGCGGCGGACGCTCTCGACCGTGTCGGCCTTGCCGCGCGCGTCGCCCATCATCCCGCGGAGATGTCCGGCGGCCAGCGCCAGCGTGTCGCGATCGCCCGCGCCCTGGTCGGGGAGCCCTCCCTGCTGCTCGCCGACGAGCCCACCGGCAATCTCGACAGCCGGACGGCCGACGAGATCATGACCCTGTTTCTCACGCTCAATCGCCAACTCGGCGTCACCATCCTGATCGTCACTCACGATGCCACGATCGCCGCCCGGTGCCTCCGCAGGATCGTCATGCGTGACGGTCGCGTCCTCGACGACGACGGCCTGCACCACGCGGGGACGTCGCCGTGA
- a CDS encoding ABC transporter permease — MIRSAATPLREVILEGIGNLQALRGRTRLALVGIAIGTAAVIAMLHVGHNARAEALRQFEALGVDLVGITPRGDGLATTGLSPDLVRELPARGLGLAEAIPLIGSGGVMRVGRSVIHASVVAAADGLYGLAKAPLASGRRTSDLDRSAPFAVLGVDLAQEVGAAAGAPVQVGQTVTLDDQALTVVGVLAATPSNPILGLDLNRSVVLPFAAARRLVPDPQITTVAARLAPAADDQATARQVAAYLQARLRSGTVHVQTARQLIDGLEEQMRIYGLLLVGIGAVSLVVGGVGVMNVMLMSVLERRREIGLRLALGARRRDIRAMFLTEALILAALGSLAGIGVGTCAGWAFAHLSGWTFLAAPLALPLGGAMALAVGLFFGSYPAERAARLDPIAALRTE, encoded by the coding sequence GTGATTCGCTCCGCCGCCACCCCGCTCCGCGAGGTGATCCTCGAGGGGATCGGCAATCTGCAGGCTCTCAGGGGCCGTACCCGTCTCGCTCTGGTCGGGATCGCCATCGGGACGGCCGCCGTGATCGCCATGCTGCATGTCGGTCACAACGCGCGGGCCGAGGCCCTGCGCCAGTTCGAGGCACTGGGCGTCGATCTCGTCGGCATCACACCCCGCGGCGACGGACTTGCCACGACGGGACTTTCGCCGGACCTCGTTCGGGAGCTTCCCGCCCGCGGTCTCGGGCTCGCCGAGGCGATCCCGCTGATCGGGTCCGGCGGGGTGATGCGGGTCGGGCGATCCGTCATCCACGCGAGTGTCGTCGCAGCCGCGGATGGCCTCTACGGCCTCGCCAAGGCCCCGCTCGCCTCCGGGCGCCGCACCTCGGACCTCGACCGGTCCGCGCCGTTCGCCGTGCTCGGCGTCGACCTCGCCCAGGAGGTCGGCGCCGCGGCCGGGGCCCCGGTGCAGGTCGGCCAGACGGTCACCCTCGACGACCAGGCGCTGACCGTCGTCGGGGTCCTCGCCGCCACGCCGTCCAATCCCATCCTCGGCCTCGACCTGAACCGCTCCGTCGTGCTGCCCTTCGCGGCGGCCCGCCGCCTCGTGCCCGACCCGCAGATCACCACCGTCGCCGCGCGGCTCGCACCCGCCGCGGACGACCAGGCGACCGCCCGGCAGGTCGCCGCCTACCTTCAGGCCCGCCTGCGCTCGGGCACCGTGCATGTCCAGACCGCCCGCCAGCTGATCGACGGCCTCGAGGAGCAGATGCGCATCTACGGCCTGCTGCTCGTGGGGATCGGCGCGGTCTCCCTCGTCGTCGGCGGCGTCGGCGTGATGAACGTCATGCTGATGAGCGTCCTGGAGCGGCGGCGCGAGATCGGCCTGCGCCTGGCCCTCGGCGCCCGCCGCCGGGACATTCGCGCGATGTTCCTCACCGAGGCGCTGATCCTGGCGGCCCTGGGCTCCCTTGCCGGGATCGGCGTCGGCACCTGCGCCGGCTGGGCGTTCGCGCACCTGTCGGGCTGGACGTTCCTGGCCGCCCCCCTGGCGCTGCCGCTCGGGGGCGCCATGGCACTCGCCGTCGGCCTCTTCTTCGGCAGCTATCCCGCGGAGCGGGCCGCCCGGCTCGACCCGATCGCCGCCCTGCGGACGGAGTAG
- a CDS encoding TolC family protein yields MPRIAAVALGLAGLLSGVLSGRAVAARAPRAPLAVEPARTVKPVTATAKPRTPSREPAAGDIPLTVADAVFMALRENRTIRSAYVDRVAQKFDLRVVEDRFTPQFGVTGGVLRQRIAGVTTTSLSVTPGVTTLLPSGGTVGFGWTEQASDTPGLRTRSSAGVLSVSQPLLRGAGVEVTMAPVLSARLGERINRLRLKATVSETIGQVIFSYRDLLRAQEDLRLAHAAVDRAETLLDINRTLITAGRMAAVDVVQTEADLENRRIRVLEATRTLDTARLRLLDLLALDLGTPIVARESISPARVTTRLPDLMQVALAQRPDYLSQRDVIEQNRLGLVVARNERLWDLSVFGTGTLGRTSVSGAASSTTGVADMTVGLAFTAPLNDLRREQPAVQAGASLRNAELQLEAIRQGVEMQIRNSATEIDIRWRQFEGSRRARDLAARAVEIEKEKLKVGRSANFQVRSLENDLRASESQQLNAVIGYLNALTLLDVQLGTTLETWHIALRE; encoded by the coding sequence GTGCCCCGTATCGCGGCCGTCGCCCTCGGCCTGGCGGGCCTCCTCTCGGGTGTCCTCTCGGGGCGGGCCGTCGCTGCCCGGGCTCCCAGGGCCCCTCTCGCCGTGGAGCCGGCGCGGACGGTCAAGCCCGTGACGGCGACAGCCAAGCCACGCACGCCATCCCGGGAGCCGGCGGCCGGCGACATCCCCCTGACGGTCGCCGACGCCGTGTTCATGGCCCTGCGCGAGAACCGCACGATCCGCAGCGCCTACGTCGATCGCGTCGCCCAGAAGTTCGACCTGCGGGTGGTCGAGGACCGCTTCACCCCGCAATTCGGCGTCACGGGCGGCGTCCTGCGCCAGCGCATCGCCGGCGTCACCACGACCAGCCTGAGCGTGACGCCGGGTGTGACGACGCTCCTGCCCAGCGGCGGCACCGTCGGCTTCGGCTGGACCGAACAGGCTAGCGACACCCCCGGCCTGCGCACGCGCTCGTCCGCCGGCGTGCTGTCGGTGTCCCAGCCCCTCCTGCGCGGGGCCGGCGTCGAGGTCACCATGGCGCCGGTCCTGTCGGCGCGCCTCGGCGAGCGCATCAACCGGCTGCGCCTGAAGGCCACGGTGTCCGAGACGATCGGGCAAGTGATCTTCTCCTACCGCGACCTGCTCCGTGCCCAGGAGGACCTCCGCCTCGCCCACGCCGCCGTGGACCGCGCCGAGACCCTGCTCGACATCAACCGGACCCTGATCACCGCCGGCCGCATGGCCGCGGTCGATGTCGTCCAGACCGAGGCCGACCTGGAGAACCGGCGCATCCGGGTCCTGGAGGCGACCCGCACCCTCGACACGGCCCGCCTCCGGCTCCTGGATCTTCTCGCCCTCGACCTCGGCACCCCGATCGTCGCGCGAGAGAGCATCAGTCCGGCGCGGGTGACCACGCGTCTCCCCGACCTGATGCAGGTCGCACTTGCACAGCGACCGGATTACCTGAGCCAGCGTGACGTCATCGAGCAGAACCGGCTCGGGCTCGTCGTCGCCCGGAACGAGCGGCTCTGGGACCTGTCGGTCTTCGGCACCGGCACGCTGGGTCGCACCAGCGTCAGCGGCGCCGCCTCGAGCACGACCGGCGTTGCCGACATGACGGTCGGCCTCGCCTTCACCGCTCCGCTCAACGACCTGCGACGCGAGCAGCCGGCTGTCCAGGCGGGTGCGAGCCTGCGGAACGCCGAGTTGCAGCTCGAGGCGATCCGCCAGGGCGTCGAGATGCAGATCCGCAACTCCGCCACCGAGATCGACATCCGCTGGCGCCAGTTCGAGGGATCCCGTCGCGCACGCGACCTCGCAGCCCGGGCCGTCGAGATCGAGAAGGAGAAGCTGAAGGTCGGCCGCTCGGCGAACTTCCAGGTGCGCTCGCTGGAGAACGATCTTCGTGCGTCCGAGAGCCAGCAGCTGAACGCCGTCATCGGCTACCTCAATGCGCTGACGCTGCTCGACGTCCAACTGGGAACCACGCTCGAGACATGGCACATCGCCCTCAGGGAGTAG
- a CDS encoding efflux RND transporter periplasmic adaptor subunit: MAHRPQGVAEGPAPVAPDAAGTVEARAVRIRTGLGVACAAAVFVIAALVGNRDTAEPNPGGPAGPDVAAGERTIAVARVAVSSSITLVGTVGPGKTVAAVAPFDGVIGERRAQLGAPVEAGDVLVVMEAGEVGTRLREAQAASLKSAMAVALLDRWADSPDVVRARRALEAAEASLLLNQRQVAETKKLLDRGIVSRNEYDGLVQQRDMQRNTVAGARLDLQAALDRGSADNRRLAEFELQNATSRLADLQAQADGGVVRAPVAGIVTRPPAGGQSGSPPVTIEAGARLSRGQPLFSIADTTTLVVIGRADEIDVNRIRIGQAVSIRGDAFPGDPIPGRIVAISAEADAGPAGGRIPTFEVRAAFSGRANARPHPIRIGMSARMEIETAANPGAIVVPIEAVQDPATRPSVRVRDPRNDAIESRSVVLGPTNARGIEIVEGLEPGDIVIY, translated from the coding sequence ATGGCACATCGCCCTCAGGGAGTAGCGGAAGGGCCGGCGCCGGTCGCCCCCGATGCCGCCGGCACCGTCGAGGCCCGGGCCGTCCGCATCAGGACCGGGCTGGGTGTCGCCTGCGCCGCGGCTGTGTTCGTGATCGCGGCACTGGTCGGGAATCGGGACACGGCCGAACCGAACCCCGGCGGTCCTGCCGGACCGGACGTGGCAGCCGGCGAGCGGACGATCGCCGTTGCGCGGGTTGCCGTGTCGTCCTCGATCACCCTCGTCGGGACGGTCGGACCGGGCAAGACGGTCGCGGCGGTGGCACCGTTCGACGGCGTCATCGGTGAGCGGCGGGCGCAGCTCGGCGCACCGGTCGAGGCCGGCGACGTCCTCGTGGTGATGGAGGCCGGCGAGGTGGGGACCCGGCTGCGGGAGGCGCAAGCCGCCTCCTTGAAGAGCGCGATGGCGGTCGCCCTCCTCGACCGCTGGGCTGACAGCCCGGACGTCGTCCGGGCCCGGCGCGCGCTGGAAGCCGCCGAGGCGAGCCTGCTGCTGAACCAGCGTCAGGTCGCGGAGACCAAGAAGCTGCTCGACCGCGGGATCGTCTCCCGCAACGAGTATGACGGCCTCGTGCAGCAGCGCGACATGCAGCGCAACACCGTGGCCGGGGCCCGGCTGGACCTGCAGGCCGCCCTCGACCGCGGCAGCGCCGACAACCGCCGCCTCGCCGAGTTCGAGCTGCAAAACGCAACATCGCGCCTCGCCGACCTCCAGGCACAAGCGGATGGCGGCGTCGTCCGCGCGCCCGTCGCCGGCATCGTCACCCGGCCTCCCGCCGGCGGGCAGAGCGGATCTCCACCGGTCACGATCGAGGCCGGAGCGCGCCTCTCGCGCGGCCAGCCACTATTCTCGATCGCCGACACCACGACCCTGGTGGTGATCGGCCGAGCCGACGAAATCGACGTCAACCGGATCCGGATCGGGCAGGCCGTCTCGATCCGGGGGGACGCATTCCCGGGCGACCCGATACCCGGGCGCATCGTCGCGATCAGCGCGGAGGCCGATGCCGGCCCTGCCGGCGGCCGTATCCCGACCTTCGAGGTCCGCGCCGCCTTTTCCGGCCGGGCCAATGCCAGGCCCCATCCCATCCGGATCGGCATGTCGGCCCGGATGGAGATCGAGACCGCGGCGAATCCGGGCGCGATCGTCGTGCCGATCGAGGCCGTCCAGGATCCTGCGACTCGGCCGAGCGTCCGGGTCCGCGATCCGCGAAACGACGCGATCGAGTCTCGCAGCGTCGTGCTCGGCCCGACCAACGCGCGAGGCATCGAGATCGTGGAAGGTCTCGAACCCGGTGACATCGTCATCTATTGA
- a CDS encoding helix-turn-helix transcriptional regulator translates to MTDNEFEQVIAHIEAARTLGDLCDVIHTLRERFGLAHVAYHAMVLPDGNLLDPIVLQTYDRKWVDRYIAKNYHRIDPVLQEVWKGFLPIDWSMIDRTSTSVQHFFGEAETYGVGSRGLTFPIRGPGGERAVLTVTTNLPEPEWHSRRLSYMRDFQLLAQFFHDRAINLAGGRPKRCLLSAREAESLRLAAAGRHIKQIADELQISVSAIQLYLRNARRKLGCASLTEAAVKAGRLDLLIDHRCS, encoded by the coding sequence ATGACCGATAATGAATTCGAGCAAGTTATCGCGCACATCGAAGCCGCCCGCACGCTTGGCGACCTCTGCGATGTCATTCATACGTTGCGCGAACGGTTCGGCCTCGCTCACGTCGCCTATCACGCAATGGTTCTTCCTGATGGCAACCTGCTCGATCCGATCGTGCTTCAGACCTATGACAGAAAGTGGGTCGATCGTTACATTGCTAAAAATTATCATCGCATAGATCCGGTCCTGCAGGAGGTATGGAAAGGATTTCTGCCTATCGATTGGTCGATGATCGACCGCACCTCGACATCGGTGCAGCATTTCTTCGGCGAGGCCGAGACCTACGGCGTCGGTTCGAGGGGCCTGACGTTTCCGATTCGTGGTCCGGGCGGTGAGCGCGCCGTGTTGACCGTCACGACCAACCTTCCTGAGCCAGAATGGCATTCTCGTCGGCTGTCGTACATGCGCGACTTCCAGCTTCTGGCACAATTCTTTCATGACCGGGCCATCAACTTGGCCGGAGGGCGGCCGAAACGCTGCCTGCTCTCGGCGCGCGAGGCGGAGAGCCTCAGATTGGCCGCGGCTGGGCGCCATATCAAACAGATCGCCGACGAACTTCAAATCTCCGTCAGCGCCATTCAGCTCTACCTCCGCAACGCCCGCCGCAAGTTAGGTTGCGCGAGCCTTACCGAAGCGGCCGTCAAGGCCGGCAGGCTGGATCTCTTGATCGATCATCGCTGCTCGTAG